The Ptychodera flava strain L36383 chromosome 16, AS_Pfla_20210202, whole genome shotgun sequence region cctgttcacccctaattttCTGTAAACAGATCCACACTCACCAacgataacaatgggtttggaccacaccatggtggtgaaagggttgacaTTGATAAAAAGCTGGCAAACACTATTAAAATACTCTGTTTATCACACGTGAGACCAGTCCCCTTTGgtgagacttcaaaaatttcatgGTACGAGCAAACCCATTCACTGGCCCAGATCTAAACTAGTGGTCTGGTTGGCTAATCCTGCACGTTAATATATAGGTACCAGAATATCACAACAATGAGTTGGTACACCAGCATGACAATTCTGAAGGACACTGGGCTCACATGCAATCACCGAGCAAATTACAAACCAAAGTAATCTTGGGGGATCCAAGTTGCTTCATAGAACCTTTGACGACCCCCTAAGAAAACCTTATTGCTTTCATAAATAAGGTCAAGTGTTCTTCAGGAGCACCTTCACAGGTCCTTTGGACTGGTGGTATGGCAAATACATGTGCCTGGTCAAAAATTCAGTGATTCCAGACCTTACACCTCTGGATTTGCTCACTCctgaaattcaattttacatCCACTCTTCATTTTCTTTATCACTCACCTTCGGTATCACTCACACTTTGTAAATTTAATAACGGGTCATCGTGATCATCCGCGtgatcttcttcttcttcttcttctttgtgTGCATTTTCCGTATCTGAGCCGTCATCAACTAAATGTCCTGACTGCTCTAAAGCATACTGTTTTTCTTTGTATTCATTGAGAACACCTTCTAAGCGTTTTTTCCCAATGGACTGATTCGATTTCAGTCTTTTGAACAGGTCCTGATCACGTTTAGCGGGATCGTTTGTAGCTTTGAAATCATCTGTCAGGTGACTTCCAAAATTTAGTCTGAAATCAACCTCTCGCCTTTGCTGTAGAGATATTCCCACCGTCCTGAATGCATCCGCTGCAATCTCATTTAAATATTTGGGTTTCAAATTCATCTGTTTTTTCCTGTTGACTTTTCGAACGATGCCCAGAACGTCGTGGTAGTCAGGGAAACCatgtttgttgacaaacttttcaatttttttgtttatctCTTGATACCGCGTCCCTTCAAAACAAATTCGTTTCTCAATAGCTCTGCCGGTTCCTGACGACAGGCCTTTCAACTCGCACAATTTATTCCAGATTTTCATGAACCGTTTCTTCAGCCGGTGTTCCTGAATGTGATCTGAGTCCTCCTCATCCAGTTCATCCAGTGTTAGTTCTTTTTCTTGCAACCTCCTGATCTCATCACTCACCTCTTTCAGCAGATTTTCAAGCCTCCTTATTTGGGAGGTGGATGCAGTTTTTTTCTTCTTGGTATCCGGACCAACATCAAGGTCGGCATCTTGAACCGACGACGATGGCTTGTTATCTTTCAAAGGATCGGAGTCTCTTTTGCGTTTTCTGTCTTGCTCCACATCCATTACAGCACCAACACTGGTTACACTGCTCTCAGCTCTGCATCCAGATTCAATCTTTTCCGGTGCTTGCTCGGGCAGCTTTTTAGTTTCACGCAGTCTGTCACTGCTTGCTGAGGTAGATGGCCGACACAAGCTTTGGTCTGTTTCGTTCGCATTTTGAAAGCCATGTGTTACAACTGTAGTGGAAGATGGCTCATCAGTGGTGCTTTGACAGCTGCTCTGCACATTGCCACACAAGCTAGGTTTATCACCGTCGCCAGTCTGGGTGGTAGAAACAGTGCCAGGTACAATTGCGTTGACGTCAACACAGTCACTTTTGTCTTCGGGCCATTCCACAGAATCACACTCCATGACAAGTTCACAGCTGGCATCGAGCGAACTGGGTTCCAAAAGTCCGCCTGTCTCTGGCACCTCTGGCATATTGGCATCATCGTCTCCTTTCATTTCAACATCGCCATCATAAAGACACGCAATTGAACCTGCAGCATTGTCACCATATTGGGGAATGCCCATGGCTGGTTTTGCATCCTGAACGCCACGAACGTCAGGTGTTACAAGACTTGGAGAGGTGACGACAGACTCTAATTTGCATCCAGCATTCATTCCTTTCTTATCAGCACCATCTGTGTCATCATTTAACGCTACCTCAGAGTCCTGAACAttactttttctgtttttttcatCATTGTCCGCTGTATCCTTTTCAGTAGAGTCACTAGCAGTATCTATCTCAACAGCAGTATCTGTCACTTCTCTGAACACTGCATCATGACTCAACCCTGCCTTAGATTCTAGAAAATCACTATCTCTGTTTTCATCATTGTCTACTGTATCCATTTTAGACAAGTCACCACTAGTGTCAGTTTTCACTTTTTCAGTCAGACAGCCTGATTTTCCAGCATTACCAGAGTCAACAGAATCTCCTTTAAGCATTTTATGGACAAGGTAGTCAGTGCGGCCAAGCAATGCACATGACGTCTCTTGCAATGGCCGTGTCCCTATTGAAATTATTTCAAGATCTGAACCTGAAGATGTGGCAATACCAGCATCAGAATCAGAGCTGGTTTGCCTGTTTGTCTCTTTGTTTTTCTCTCTTGTTTTGAATTTGCCGTCGTGTGTTTCACCAGCACTTTTGAACACACCGTCATGTAATCCACTGGCAGTGTCATTGTAGGCAGTCACCGTGTTATCAATCACAGAGATTGTCGCAGGTTCACGCTTAGATGAGGCACCTTGCAGAGCTCCACTGTTGGCAGTCGAGTTCAACAATCCCTGACAGGTTTCACTTCCCTTCTTGTCTTTGCTACCCTTACCACAGAGAGCACCTATGCCACCATCAGCGCTCTCTCTGCCATTGTCTGAATCTGACGTCTTCTTTTCAGGCTTTCTCTTGTAAGCCTTCAACaagttgcaaatttcatagatatgcacgtacACTGATTTCTTGGTAGTTCTGATGTCTTTGTATTTGCTGTTGATTGTATGGTGGAATTCTGGTGACTTGGTATAGTGGGGCTTTGCGTTGTCGTACCTTTTCCACAAGAGAGTCCTGACTGAAGTTTGGTTCTCTGCCTTGACAAGAGGGATGCATAGATCGACAAACTGCAAAGAGACGGTACATTTATTATCAGTATTGTAGTACATGAGAATCATGGAGGCGTTTCCATTTAAAGAGctgttatatcattatcaaATAGCTAATTGGGATAAAAACTTCTCTTCGGGCAAAATCAGGATATATGGATCTAAATGGAGAGTGAGGGCAAAGATGGGCGAGGCGAAGCAGGCTTGACGGGGTTGGTCGCATCGAACGACCGCTGCGGCCCTGCGTTTCCCGGCTTCGGAATATACCTTGTGATTTTTGAATGCTGGTAGCATTACTATGTTTTGCATTGCAACGAAGTTCGCTCCATTTATAGCGACAAAATATTGACACATAGCATGATTTTACATGCCAGCGCACTGTATGGAGACAAAAATATGTCCCAGTGGTCGGTACATCGTCTCTTTCAGTGTCGGCACGATGTCAGCGACGAAATGTACGTAAGTGTAAAAGAAATCACCCAGGCACCATGCACCACCATCATAGTAAATATAAGTATCAGCCACTACCTTGCATTTACGACCTCACTAACTGATCTACTGCATTATTTCAAAAGACGGTAGGGATCacttaccctttcaaacaaaattCTGCCTTTATCAGAGTTCTGACGGAGAGGAAACCTGCGATGTTCATCATTCGACATGCTATCGCTGACCTTCCGCTTTTCTTTGTGCGCCATTTTTGGCGGTGAACCCTTCAATCACTGGCGGCGCTCTATCTTT contains the following coding sequences:
- the LOC139114050 gene encoding uncharacterized protein; translation: MAHKEKRKVSDSMSNDEHRRFPLRQNSDKGRILFERFVDLCIPLVKAENQTSVRTLLWKRYDNAKPHYTKSPEFHHTINSKYKDIRTTKKSVYVHIYEICNLLKAYKRKPEKKTSDSDNGRESADGGIGALCGKGSKDKKGSETCQGLLNSTANSGALQGASSKREPATISVIDNTVTAYNDTASGLHDGVFKSAGETHDGKFKTREKNKETNRQTSSDSDAGIATSSGSDLEIISIGTRPLQETSCALLGRTDYLVHKMLKGDSVDSGNAGKSGCLTEKVKTDTSGDLSKMDTVDNDENRDSDFLESKAGLSHDAVFREVTDTAVEIDTASDSTEKDTADNDEKNRKSNVQDSEVALNDDTDGADKKGMNAGCKLESVVTSPSLVTPDVRGVQDAKPAMGIPQYGDNAAGSIACLYDGDVEMKGDDDANMPEVPETGGLLEPSSLDASCELVMECDSVEWPEDKSDCVDVNAIVPGTVSTTQTGDGDKPSLCGNVQSSCQSTTDEPSSTTVVTHGFQNANETDQSLCRPSTSASSDRLRETKKLPEQAPEKIESGCRAESSVTSVGAVMDVEQDRKRKRDSDPLKDNKPSSSVQDADLDVGPDTKKKKTASTSQIRRLENLLKEVSDEIRRLQEKELTLDELDEEDSDHIQEHRLKKRFMKIWNKLCELKGLSSGTGRAIEKRICFEGTRYQEINKKIEKFVNKHGFPDYHDVLGIVRKVNRKKQMNLKPKYLNEIAADAFRTVGISLQQRREVDFRLNFGSHLTDDFKATNDPAKRDQDLFKRLKSNQSIGKKRLEGVLNEYKEKQYALEQSGHLVDDGSDTENAHKEEEEEEDHADDHDDPLLNLQSVSDTEGDMTSQVESREDNDGDESDQSVAEVQWSPLPSIEEGADNSDTADVVPSSIKNIDASGDGESTVTRMQASNSSLGLNPGNLPIQSLEKLVCKSKAEVVLRKLDWEMLAKSAKVSAAASVPGGLSVKKAGDSSGGISVKDEPSFDPDYNIDSPQEPMSTISPCITPPQDVTSSCSPSKLPVGGAASVSFPQGAYRNVPVIRVPQSQDMECIVISDSDE